The DNA segment CGCGATGCGTTTCAGGAACCAATCACCACACCAAGGATCGGCCGCGGTTTCCTCTGAAAAGACCTGGGCGGTGTTCGTCAGAGCCTCCATAGAGTTTGACGCCAGCGTGCCACGCGGTTCGCTGGTAGGTTTCGGACGTGTCACATTGCTCAATGGGCCATTGGCATTCTGAAGGTCGATTGCCTTAGGGGAAGCGAATTCCGGTGCAGACAAACGAGCCAGTAAATCGGATTCAAACACCGCAGTTCGATTTTTGCGAACGATCTGCTTTTTCTTGCGTTTGGTTTCCACCCATAGGGTTTGCTCGTTTCCATATCTCCGGATTCGATGTTTGGCAAGCCCGATCACGCGTGTGCGATGAAACAGGTCAAGTTCCGGAGTGTCCAGATAGAGCGTTCGAATATCATAGGAATCGCTTTCCGCTGCATTGCAGTTTTCGTCGACGCCAAGGTGGTCTCTCGCCCAATCTTTCACTTGAGCGGACATATCCGCATCGAGCTGAAACTTCATCTCGATGCGTTGGATGGTCGGTTTTGAGTGAGTCATTTTGCCTCCATGTTCAACAGAAACTCGCGACGTTGGTCGAAGAACGTTTTCAGGTTCATGGAACCGTGTCCTCCGCGAGCTTCCGGGGCTTTGGCCTCGGTGGTCGGCGGTGAGGTTGCTTCGACGAATGCTTCGTATGTCCCCAGTTTGCGGGTCCCTGCTTTGACTTCGTCGTCAATCAATTCGACCGCTTGATTTACAAACGGTTCGATCGACGTCCAGTCGAGATCGTTTTCCGCCAGTTCACGAATGTTGTTCAGGTATTGCTGACGGTATTTGGGAACAGCCAACACCTTGCTTCGTAGCGGTTTGGTCGGATCGTCCATTCCGATGAGTGGATCGAGTCCCACTGGGGAGGTTGCCGTTGCGGGAGGCGCCGCGTCGGGCCTAGCTTCACGATTTTGTTCCGGACCGCGTCCGCGACCGCCTGGTCCACGCCCGCCCATTCCGGGGCCCCCTGCAGCTCGAAACGCTTCGTTCATGTCGTGGGGGATGAAGTGGAATTTGTCCTTTTCGTCCAAGTAGATGCTGTAGTCGCTTGCTCGAACCCAGTACCCATCGGAGTTAATCAGACCGTTGTCAAGCGCTAAGAACCACAGCAAGCCATCGACATTACAGATCGGTTCAAGGGCGGCTGGCAATTCGCTGGCTGGAGTTTCTTCTAAGACACGGCAGAGTTCGATCAGTTTTTTCAGGGACTTTTTGCCGCCCGACTTTTGTTCATAAGGATGTTGGTAGTTCGCAGGATCTTCCCCGCGATAGTCCAATCCGCCGCCGCCGCGTGGGGAGCCACTAACTTTCCAGCGAGCTCCTTTGGTGGTTTCAAAGTTTGCTTTGATAAAATCCTTATTGAATTGTTCGACGTTAGTGTAGATGCCCCAGTTTTCACCGTTGATAACCACACGGACGAAGTTCGCTTTGGGCGCTGGGACGTGCTTTCGGGCGATGTGCGAGTAGAGGACTGTGCTCATCAGAGAATCGTCACTGCTTCCGTTAAGCAGGTTGAGGGTTTTGTATCCCTGCAACCGTTGGTCTTCGTCCGCCATGTCGGTCGAAATATTCAGCGATCGTTTGTGTCCGGCTTGCACCATTCCATAGGAAGATGCTCCGCGGAAGTGAATGCCAACGTTCGGGTAGGTTTTGCCGTCCACCGTCAAGGTTGCAGCGACGTCGATATCGGTTCCGTGAAAATCTTCTAGCTCTGCTTCCCAGTCTGCATTTTCAAAATCAAGAAAGATTGTTCGCAGAACACTGACGTCATACAGGTCACCTTCCACCGGCGCAACCGATGCTTTATCGATTTCAATTCCCTTGGTGGCAGGTGGACGGTCGCCGCCGCGTCCTGGTCCGCCTGGTCCGCCTGGACCACCACGTCCGCCTCGTCCTGGCCCACGGCCAAATCCGGGGCCACGATCACCCGGAGGCCCAAATCCTTCGCGCCGTCCAAAGTCTCGTGGCGGGCCGTCAGCTTCCGGTCCGTCGCCCGGCCTAGGGCCTTCAGGACGATCGAATCCGGGAGGGGGGCCAAATCCAGGGCCGCCAAATCCGCCGGGGCGTCCAGCTCTTTCGGGACGATCTTCTGCTCTTTCGCCTTCAGGTGGATCAAGACCAGGAGGCGGCCCAAATCCAGGGCCGCCTAGTCCTCCAAAACCCCCGGGGCCACCAGGCCCACCAGGAGGTCCGCCAAAGCCTCGCCGTTCCTGAGGGTTCTCTTTGATGAAGGCACGCGCCTGTTGGCGTTCTTCGGAATTTAGCCATCCATTTTTATCACTGTCGAATTGGTCCAGCAGCTCGCGATCTTCACCTCCCATCCCGGGAGGTTGAGCCAAAGTGAATGGGGCTGTCGCAACTATAAAACAGGCGGCGTAGAAACCCGAGCGTATCGACATTGGCTGCATCTCGCAGAGGGGGAAAGAAACAAACTGCTATTGAATTAGTTGCCGAGTGGCAGAGAATCCGCCGCCGAGAATCAAGATTTTTTTCCAAATTCCCCTCGGCGCTACACCTAATCGATAGAGTGCGTCCCTGGGGGAATGAGCCGAGGGAGAAAAGGCAGTCGCTCGGGATGTGAAATCGGTTCTTTGAGGTGGTGCCGTTCTACCCGCGCTCCGGCGAGTGCAGCAAAATACAAGCACAAAGCGCAAGCGATGCACAAAATGCTAGACGGCGCGGGCTCAATTTGATCGCTTGCGAGTCTGTTCCGAATACTCGCTTGCGCTTCGCGCTAGCAAATGGAAGGTTGGAAGCGAAAGGGAGTAGCAAATACAAGCACGAAGCGCGAGCGAGTGAGCAAAATACTCGCTGGCGCGGGCTTGATTTGATCTTCCGCAGGGGAGTCTGAACCTGAACCGGCTTAGGCAAGGTTTTCTTGGAAAAGCACTAGCAATCGGCTCCATGCTTTTTCGGCTTGCGCTTGGTTGTGGACTCTGGAGTCTGGTGGGCACCAGCCATGACCGGCGGGGTAAACTTCGATCTCCGCAGGAAGATTGGCTTTTGCGTATGCCTGTTTTAGCGTTGTCTTCGCTTCGGGATCTCGTTCGTCATCGTTTTCCGCAATGGCGACTAGGAACGCGGCCTTCATTTCTGGAATCAATAGATGCGGACTATCCGGTTTATCGCTAACCAGTCCGCCGCCGTGGAAGGATGCCGCAGCGCCGATGCGATCGGGAACGGCTGCAGCGGTTCGCATTACGATGGGGCCGCCCATGCAGTATCCCGTTGTGCCAGCCTTCTTCGATGTGTCGACCTGTGGCTGGGAGTCAAGCCATTTGATGAACGTCTTGGCATCGGATGTGTGTTTCGTCGCATCCAGGGACTGAGCAAGAGGCCGTACTTCGGAAATAGGAGTCTTCGCGCCGTCGGCCGCGGTGGGGGCTTTCTGAATTCGGTAGAACGGGTTGACGACCAACACGCTGTAACCGGACTCGGCCAGGCGATTGGCCATCTGTTTGAACGATGGGCGTAGCCCAAAGATATCGGGCCAGATCAATACGGCTGGATGCTTTCCCGTTTTGGGCGTTACGAAGTAGGCGTCGCATTCGCCGTCTGGGGTTTGGATGACGACGTCGTTGTGACGCACCTCTGCCGCGTCCGCCGCTCGGGGTAACATCATGGCTGCCCCAATGCCTGCGGCTGCCAGCGTACCAATATCTCGTCGAGAGTACTTTTTCAGATCGTCTTCAAAGTGGTCTTGATCACACATCGAGTTGTCTCTTCAAGTAAGGGGAACTCTGCTGGGAAACGAAAAAATAGCGGAGCGGTGCAGTTAAGGTTCGCTGGAATCTGTTTTTGCCGAACGTCTAGAAATCAAATGATCGATCGAAAATATTCCAGGTCCTGATATCGCGATCACAGCGTAAACCGCCAAATAGCACGCTGCAAGTTCTTTGACCTTCCATTCGTGTTCGGCATGTACGACAAACAGCGCAATCAACATCGTAAACGCCAGTGGAACCGTCGCAAAACGAGTTCCCAGGCCGATGATCAGCAGCAACGAACATCCCACTTCCGCACCGATGGCAGCGATCAAACTCAACCGACTGCCCATCTCCAGCGGGTCTGAAAACGAATCGGCTAACTCACTGAAACCATTCAGTTTCTGCAGGCCGTGAACCAGCATCAAACAACCAAAAGTTACTCGAAGCAAAAGCAGGCCTAGGGATGTGGTGGTCTGACGATTCATTGGGCTCTCTGGAAGCTGTTTTCGGTGGTCGGGAAAACGGCGCGTGGACGAAGTTGCCAAAACGCAATTAGCTATACGTAATGCAATGGTCAGCGGGGCCATGGATTCCGCAAATTTTGTTTCCCGATTCCGCTAACCGCCGCGCCGATTCCACCGGGATCAATCCAGATTCCCTGCGGCTTGGCCGCTTGTCCAAGCGGGTGCGGCTTGTGGATTTGGAGCATTGCAGTACTTTAACCGCATCTTCCAACAAACACTTTTTCTCATTTTTGGTGACTGAAGCGAGGCCTACGCTGAATACGCGGAAACACTCCCTTGGAGCCGACGGACTGCTGCTGTCAACGGCGCTGATGTGGGGCACAAATATTCTGGTTTTTAAGGCTTCCATTCGCGATTTGGATCCGTGGGTCTTTAACGGTCTGCGATTAATTTTTGCGTTCGTTACCCTGGGGATTCTGGTTTGGGCGGATGCTCGCTTGCGTCCGGTGAAGGAACCGCAACCGCCGATCCCGTGGGGGCGGGTGGTTTTGTTTTCGGCTTTGAACGGTTTCTTGTACCTTGTGATGTTCGTAAAGGGGATCGAGCTGACCACGGCGGGAAATACTGCATTGATTCTTGCTTCGATGCCAATGTGGACCGCGGTGCTGTCCCTAATATTTCTGAGGGAGCGGCTTCCTCGCGTCACCTGGCTTGGGCTGTTGGTGACGTTTTGCGGAACGGTGGTGGTCACCACCCAAGGTAGCGGCGAAGTCAGCCTGGCCAGCCGCTACTTCATCGGGAACTTGGTGATGCTTTGCGCGGCGTTGACGTGGGCAACCGGGACGGTCGTTAGTCGATCCATTCTGCAAACCATGCGCCCGCTTCGTTTGACCTTCATCAGCTGTGCTTTAACGACGCCTTTCCATCTGATGTTGGCGATCCCTTCGATTTCGGAGGAAATCCCTAAGCTCCTGCAGCCGACAACCTTCGCAGCCCTCGCCTATTCCGGAATTTTTTCGACGGGGATTGCGTATGCCACTTGGAATGCAGGTGTTCGCGCCGTCGGCGGCTCCCACGCTGCGGTCTACCAGAATGTTGTGACCTTGGTTGCAGTCGTTGGCGGTTGGTTCATTCTTAAGGAGCAACCGTATGCGGCTCAGATCGTCGGCGGGCTGTTTATCGTGCTGGGATTGTTTCTGATGCGACGTGGTCGCCGCTCAATTTAAGCCGCGTCGGCAATTCGATTCGTCGACGAAAGTTTCGCAGAGTCTGGGATCTGGGGAGGACGGTGTGTCGGTATTCGATGGAGTACAATGGACGCCCCCGCTAACTCTTCAATTCCCCCTCCCGTTGCTGTGAAAAGGCCTCCCATGAAACTTCCTATTTGGGGTGCGTTGCTGCTTGCTTGGTCCTTCCTTCCTTGCCCAGCGTTGTGCGCCCAAGGGATCGATTCTGATTTGACTCAGCTGGCGGGAACCCAACCTCTGACGATGGAAGGTGATCTCGCAAGACAAATGGTCGCTGGCATCGACAGCTTTCTTCTAGGCGAAATCGATGCTTCTGTGGCGTTGCGGGAAGCAAACTTCACTCGAGATCGCCATTCGGCAAGTGCTTACTCCGAGTCATTGTCCGCCAGTCGCAAACGATTGGCTCATATTCTTGGAGCTGATGACGCGCGTGTTGGTATTGAATCACTCGAATTTGTTGGCAGCACGGTTGTCCCTTACGTGGTGGAAGAGACCGAACGCTATACGGTCTTTGCGGTTCGCTGGCCGGTGTTTCGCAATGTTCACGGAGAGGGTCTGTGGTTGAAACCCAAAGAGGCCGCTATCGCTCGAGTGGTCGCGATCCCCGACGCTGACCAAACCCCTGAGGACGTAGCAGGTAGCCATGCCGGGATTCAGGAGAAATTCCAATTCGCTAGGCAACTTGCAGAAAACGGCTGCGAGGTTTTAGTGCCTACTTTGATCAGCCGGGATTACGGTCCACGCAATGGCCGAGCAAAGATGACCGACCGGGAATACCTTTATCGAAGCGCCTTTGTATTGGGGCGTCACCTTATTGGATACGAGGTGCAAAAGGTTTTGGCGGCAGTCGATTGGTTCAGTACGGTGGAAGATGATCGTTCCAAACCTATCGGCGTCATCGGTTACGGAGAAGGCGGCATGATCGCTCTGTACTGTGCAGCGCTTGACACCCGAGTCAAAGCGGCGTGCATCAGCGGGTATTTCGGATCGCGACAGCGGATCTGGGAGCAACCGATCAGTCGCAACGTTTTCGGTTTACTTGAATCCTTTGGTGACGCGGAACTGGGGGCAATGATCGCCCCTCGTGCGTTAACCATTGACGGGACCGGGGGACCCGAATTGCGTTTGCCCAGTGAAGGTGGAGCCCCCGCAGTCCTTGTCGCCCCTGCAGACGAACAGGTCACCGCCGAGATTCAGCGCCTGCGTGATATTTTGCAAACCGTTCCCGGGACAGTTCATCACATCCATGCGACCGAAAAACGAAACACATCGATTGATCCTCAAGCGACCGCTCAGTTCTGGAGTGATCTGACTGGCAATCCGCTT comes from the Roseimaritima multifibrata genome and includes:
- a CDS encoding polyphosphate polymerase domain-containing protein encodes the protein MTHSKPTIQRIEMKFQLDADMSAQVKDWARDHLGVDENCNAAESDSYDIRTLYLDTPELDLFHRTRVIGLAKHRIRRYGNEQTLWVETKRKKKQIVRKNRTAVFESDLLARLSAPEFASPKAIDLQNANGPLSNVTRPKPTSEPRGTLASNSMEALTNTAQVFSEETAADPWCGDWFLKRIAERRLQPAVQIGYRRFARTSMLNGENLRLTIDSHMSTGPVDDWKVSTGGARQDLAIGEHEILELKFNNQMPALFKKLLRTFPIPATGFSKFRSGIVCRSLHQSETLTNEPLASGRPLANKGRMANA
- a CDS encoding DoxX family protein; the encoded protein is MNRQTTTSLGLLLLRVTFGCLMLVHGLQKLNGFSELADSFSDPLEMGSRLSLIAAIGAEVGCSLLLIIGLGTRFATVPLAFTMLIALFVVHAEHEWKVKELAACYLAVYAVIAISGPGIFSIDHLISRRSAKTDSSEP
- a CDS encoding dienelactone hydrolase family protein codes for the protein MCDQDHFEDDLKKYSRRDIGTLAAAGIGAAMMLPRAADAAEVRHNDVVIQTPDGECDAYFVTPKTGKHPAVLIWPDIFGLRPSFKQMANRLAESGYSVLVVNPFYRIQKAPTAADGAKTPISEVRPLAQSLDATKHTSDAKTFIKWLDSQPQVDTSKKAGTTGYCMGGPIVMRTAAAVPDRIGAAASFHGGGLVSDKPDSPHLLIPEMKAAFLVAIAENDDERDPEAKTTLKQAYAKANLPAEIEVYPAGHGWCPPDSRVHNQAQAEKAWSRLLVLFQENLA
- a CDS encoding CotH kinase family protein; translated protein: MSIRSGFYAACFIVATAPFTLAQPPGMGGEDRELLDQFDSDKNGWLNSEERQQARAFIKENPQERRGFGGPPGGPGGPGGFGGLGGPGFGPPPGLDPPEGERAEDRPERAGRPGGFGGPGFGPPPGFDRPEGPRPGDGPEADGPPRDFGRREGFGPPGDRGPGFGRGPGRGGRGGPGGPGGPGRGGDRPPATKGIEIDKASVAPVEGDLYDVSVLRTIFLDFENADWEAELEDFHGTDIDVAATLTVDGKTYPNVGIHFRGASSYGMVQAGHKRSLNISTDMADEDQRLQGYKTLNLLNGSSDDSLMSTVLYSHIARKHVPAPKANFVRVVINGENWGIYTNVEQFNKDFIKANFETTKGARWKVSGSPRGGGGLDYRGEDPANYQHPYEQKSGGKKSLKKLIELCRVLEETPASELPAALEPICNVDGLLWFLALDNGLINSDGYWVRASDYSIYLDEKDKFHFIPHDMNEAFRAAGGPGMGGRGPGGRGRGPEQNREARPDAAPPATATSPVGLDPLIGMDDPTKPLRSKVLAVPKYRQQYLNNIRELAENDLDWTSIEPFVNQAVELIDDEVKAGTRKLGTYEAFVEATSPPTTEAKAPEARGGHGSMNLKTFFDQRREFLLNMEAK
- a CDS encoding alpha/beta hydrolase family protein, which codes for MKLPIWGALLLAWSFLPCPALCAQGIDSDLTQLAGTQPLTMEGDLARQMVAGIDSFLLGEIDASVALREANFTRDRHSASAYSESLSASRKRLAHILGADDARVGIESLEFVGSTVVPYVVEETERYTVFAVRWPVFRNVHGEGLWLKPKEAAIARVVAIPDADQTPEDVAGSHAGIQEKFQFARQLAENGCEVLVPTLISRDYGPRNGRAKMTDREYLYRSAFVLGRHLIGYEVQKVLAAVDWFSTVEDDRSKPIGVIGYGEGGMIALYCAALDTRVKAACISGYFGSRQRIWEQPISRNVFGLLESFGDAELGAMIAPRALTIDGTGGPELRLPSEGGAPAVLVAPADEQVTAEIQRLRDILQTVPGTVHHIHATEKRNTSIDPQATAQFWSDLTGNPLVDFQFVEESKSPADIDRSAKRYQRQFKELEAHNQLLLTQSAAERRKFVNLGSHLPDQRPGRFPLDTSSLEAYEKSIDPCRDYFREEVIGEFKQPLMEFNARTRKVYDQPKWVGYEVVLDVFPGVFTSGILCLPKNLKEGERRPVVVCQHGLEGRPVDTVVGNHRAYHDFAAKLAERGYVTFAPQNPYIGKDDFRTLQRKANPLKKTLFSVIVPQHEQIVRWLTSQPFVAADKIAFYGLSYGGKAAMRIPPLVPGYCLSICSGDFNEWVDKNATTESNYSYVWTGEYEIFEFDLGRTFNYAEMAALIAPRPFMVERGHFDGVGMDENVAYEFAKVRHLYAARLGIPERCELEWFVGPHTINGKGTFEFLDRQLDYNRKAESE
- a CDS encoding DMT family transporter, encoding MQWSAGPWIPQILFPDSANRRADSTGINPDSLRLGRLSKRVRLVDLEHCSTLTASSNKHFFSFLVTEARPTLNTRKHSLGADGLLLSTALMWGTNILVFKASIRDLDPWVFNGLRLIFAFVTLGILVWADARLRPVKEPQPPIPWGRVVLFSALNGFLYLVMFVKGIELTTAGNTALILASMPMWTAVLSLIFLRERLPRVTWLGLLVTFCGTVVVTTQGSGEVSLASRYFIGNLVMLCAALTWATGTVVSRSILQTMRPLRLTFISCALTTPFHLMLAIPSISEEIPKLLQPTTFAALAYSGIFSTGIAYATWNAGVRAVGGSHAAVYQNVVTLVAVVGGWFILKEQPYAAQIVGGLFIVLGLFLMRRGRRSI